The genomic window GGAGCAGGTGTGGAACATCTTCTCCGAAGCTTCCAGCATCGTGAGTCCGCTCCACTTTGCCATTGCAATATGGCAGACAACTGGGAATAAGGAAATGAGTTGTCATGTGTGGGGATCCAGATGGCACTATTGGGAGCTGTGATGCTTTTAACAAGTTAGTCCTGATCAGATGAAGTTAGGACATTGAGGCCATGCTTTAAGGGGATGCTGAGACATCAGCCCCTACcttgttctctctgtgtctaaTTCATTGGCCACGTGTCAGCTGTGCATGGAGATTACACACACTCTGTGCTGGCAGACACACTTAGATGACTCAGGCACACGCAATAGTCACACATGCTGTTCTGAAAGCTGAAGCTGTAGCCTCCAAGTTCCTTCCAGCCCTGGACCTGGACCTTGAGCCCAGCTCTGCAGACACACAGCTCCCTGACTTAGCCCAcacctgactgctcttccacatcCAGATAAGGGTGACAGTGAGCCAAATCACAGAGTGACTTCATTTCATCCTTTTGTGCCATGAAAACAGGTCTAGAGTTGGGTATGAGCTGGTGGGGAGGGGTGTTTGttattcattttgtatttgtattgctAAATTTTAGCTGCTGGATATTATAGTTATAAACATTATAGAGTGGGCAATAGACCTGGCAGACTAGGGACTTAGATGATTCCTGTTTTTACATAAGGAGCAAGATCAGCAGCCGCCCAGCCACATGGCCAAGCCACATGAAGAGATCCCCACCAAGGTTCCATCTGCAAAAACAAATGGCACCACAGAGGAGCAAACAGAggcaaagaagaataaaagagaaaggaaggaggaacgacagaagaacaggaagaaagagaagaaagagctgaAGTTAGAAAACCATCAGGAAAACCTGAGGAGCCAGAAGGCAAAGAAGCGCAAAAAGGGGCAGGAGGCCGGACATGAGGCTGGTGGGGAGGACGCCACTGAGGCCAACAGCCCACCAGAGAAGAAGAGAGCCCGGGGTGGACAGGCTCCTGAAGAGGGAGCAGACAGAAATGGGGGTCCCGGGGAGGATGCTGACGAGGGGCAGACCAAGACAGCCCTGGGCAAACGGAAGCGGCAGAAGCACTCAGAAGGTGTGTGCCAGCCTGCGCATTGGGTTCTCAGTGGGGCTGTGAGCCGGGGTACGGGAAATGGGTTAATCCTCACATTAAGAAGAGCGAAAGCTCTGGGGCCCAGCTGATCTCACCTCCCTCTCAGCCTTTTGTTGCTCATCATTAGCAGGCATGATAGCAGAGCCTACAGAGCGAGGTGCGGGAGGAACCGGTGCTGGTGTGGAGCTGGGCTTGGGAGTGCTAGCAGCTAACCCTCTTTCCTTCTGTAACAGTTGAGTCTGattacaagaagaaaaagatgaagttgCCAGGGCAGCCTGAAGAGCGAGAGCCCGAGGACCATGAGGCTCCATCGAAAGGTACCAACCACTGCCTGTGTTTACTCCAAGTGGGTAGGGAAGGGATGCTTCTTGCCAGAGGTGAACCAGGCCCTTCCATCAGAGACCCCACTAAGAATTTTGAAGTTAATCCAGTTTTCCAGACCTGTATGTTGGTGCCACAGTGCCTCAATCCTCTCCTAAGGAAGGGGGAGGGTCCTGATTGAAAATACAGAGATGTTGGCTAGCATTTCACTCCTGTGACAAATATCTGAGATGATCAAACTATAAAATCAATTAATTTTGGCTCATGGTCACTAAGCTCTGTTGATTTGGGGTCTGTGGTAGGACCTGCTATTCAAAAGgccaggaaggaaaagagaagaggctCAGGTCCCACGGCCTCTAAAGATCATATATGCTAGTGTCCTACCTTGATAAGGTTTCTATACCTCTCAGTTGCACCAAGTTGGGTCTCAGCCTTTAGGGGCACTCCAGATCCAGACCATAGCAATTTATTGCCCTTGGAATTGGCAGTGAATTCAGTGTGGTTTTCCAAGCTTCTTCCCTTCCCACCTTCCCCATCTGTCTTGTCTGATTCTCATCCTGTAGAgatgtctcctctctgtctctgggtCTGTTCCTAGGATCTCCTTCCATGAAGCTCCACAGCCACCTCCCATAAGCCTTCCATATTTATATGCTATCGGAATCCAAGCCCTTGAGGGCTTCTCTTAAATACCACCTCACACACAGTTCCTGTGTCATGAAGCTGGAAGTTGTGTTGTAAAGTGGCAGTCCACACTCTGGACACCCACCCTTTCATCCTGCCAACGGAAATAAGCCAAGATGGGAGTTACAGCCGTGGGTGAAGGCCCAGTGACTGCCCAAGCTTAGTCAGATCTCTTGAAGCCTCTCTCCAACTTGGTAGACCAAAGGCATTTAaacattaaattatttcttttcttggccTTTTGTCCCTTTTCTGGTTGgatttgaggtttttgttttctcactATTGTGACTTGAGACTTGTTTATTTATCATATTTGtgtgttatacatacatattagttttgttttcaagacagggtttctctgtatccctggctgtcctgggctctgtataccaggctgactTTGCACTctgcgatcctcctgcctctgccttccgagtactgggattaaagatgtgcaccactacacccagccaCTTCCGcgcgccccccccacccccacccccccactaaGGCTTGAACTGGACTTTGCCTGCGCTAAACAGTCTATTACTAAGTTTCATCCATAACCTCTTTTATTACTTGGGACAGAAACATCACTAAGGTTGTCTGTGCTGGCCTTGACCTTATACACAGAACCCACAGGTAGCCTCTGAGTAGTTGGGGATCACAGACCTGTTCCTCACAGCATACTTCCTGCTTATGTGGCTTTCTCTCCAGACCTTAAGGTAGTGGATGTTCCTGCTGCCAGGTAGATGTGAAAGAAGTCCAAGTTTCCTGCTCCTTGTCACAGCCAGGCCAGGTTTCCCCTTGTGGAATTTGCtgccaccacagccaggcagCTTCTTACTCATTACCCACGAGCATGGAAGAAAGTTCAGATTTCTTGTTCATCTTTGACATGGTCCTTGCCACAGCCTTTGGAAGGCAGGATTCTGCCCCCAACTCGACCTTGGCCAGCGATGGTCAGTGGTTAGACACAGGCTGTGGCACTAGCCTAGAGTTAATGGTTGTGCCGTCAGTGTTGGTGACTGGCTAGACATCCCATTTCTTTGCTCCTTTGCTGAATCTGCAGGTGTGGGCTGGGACCTTACATCTCACTGGCTTTCTCAGCTCCAGATTTATACAGTGAAGCAAGAGCCTGTCCCGTGGCAAGTCCTGTGACACTGCCAGTCTGTCTCTCACCTCCTTCCCACATTGTCCTGGGTTTGTGGAGCCTGGCATTCAGTTAGAGAATTGGGCCTAGCAAGAAAAACAGGAGCAGGCTGAGGTTCACCTTCTATGCCCCatgatctctggatgcccagcTCAGTATGTCTTTTGATCTTTTTTCCCAGGAGGCTGTCCCAACTCTGCTTATGAGGCCCTCTGTCCTTCTGAACACAGTGAAGGACCTTGGTACCTGGAAGCTCCTGTTACTGGGCTAGTGAAGGACTTGGGATCTTGTTCATGGGAAAGTTGTGTCATTTCCTAGGAAGCAAACAGCTatgcagacattttttttttttctttgcctttgggATAACAAGACAAATCAAACGGCCTTATGCATTATTCTTTGTATTGTAGGTAAATTCAACTGGAAGGGGACCATTAAAGCTGTTCTGAAACAAGCTCCAGACAATGAGATATCAGTcaagaagttaaagaaaaaggTACATCCTGCAGCAAAGTCAGGCATGGAACAGCTGAGGAGggtttgtctttatgtgtgttgTTTAACCTGCAACACAGTGTGACAGACATATTTCCAGAGCTGCTCACATGGCCCCTTAGGGGTGTGCAGCTGGGACAAGCCCATCCTGGAACAAGCCAGGGTGGCTCTCCGACTCTGGACCTGACTAACAAGACTGCGTTGCCTACAATTGGGCCATACTGGGAATGATCAGAAGTGATCTTTCCAGGCATTTTGCTCTCCTTTGCTGATGTAAATGACTACTGATGCTTTTTCCAGAaagttttattgcatttatttacactcgcgcacacacacacacaaacacatttctgtatacacacgtgtatacatggaggtcagagaacagtttgtatgactcttcttcctttctaccatgtgggccccAGGGAGTGAACTTGAGTCTtcaggcttgcaaggcaagcCCCTTCACAACTgcaccatcttgccagccttttTCTTTTGATGCTGTAGCTCTGTGTGACATGCAGTTGTGTACACACCAAGGCAGCTGCTTATCTTCATAAGCAGAGCTCACTTGTGTGACCAGCATCtgaatgtcttttattttgtagTGCTGGTCCATATCTGGGCCTTTTTCCATGTACTTCATCCCCTTGAcatctgtttctttctgtaaAGGTTATGGCTCAGTACCATGCAGTGACGAGTGACCATCACACGTCAGAGGAGGAGCTCCTGGCCATCTTCAACAGGAAGATCAGCAGGAACCCCACCTTTAAGGTGCTGAAGGACAGAGTAAAGCTTCTGAAGTGAGGGCTGTTGTTTCCCACTGGCATCCTGTTGGCTGCTTCCCTCGACGATTTGTAAAACGTGTAATGAATTATAACACCCAAAGACTGCTTTCTGAAACTGCTTTTAAgttaaggaaaaaatatatttttgttaaaacttttatgaaaaaataaaatatatccttGTCAAATTCTGCATCTGTGGTAACAAATTCTTGTACTTTAAGAAAACACTGCAGGAAACATTAGACTGTATTGTAATGACAAATGAAAATGGACTTCCCCATTTGATGAGGTGGGAGTGTTGGTTTAGGACCAGCCAGACGCTGCCTGCTGGAGCTCCGGTGCAGACCCCTGAATGGTGGTGACTGGGATTTTACCTGTCATGATCCTTGTTTAGGCAGCAGTGACAATCTGTAGAGTAGGCGTTTACTGTGACAGGTTAGCTGATGCAGCCGGGTTGTCAGGATGGCATCCCAAAGGAGTAGCTGTTAAGCACAAGAAAGCTGATCTGCATGTCACCTCTGTTGACACCTGTGCCACCTCCTGACAGCTGACATTTTGCCTTTCAGCGAGAATTATCCTTTTAGCCAGTAAGAAGAGTAAAGTGGAGACTGTCCCAGACTACACATCTAATGAGGGTCAAAAGCCCTATGCCTGCTAAGGTCATTCTGAGACAACTCCTCCAGTGCCCAGGGAGCAGAAGCGAACCCCATTGACCACATGTGATGAACTTATACAAAGCAACCCCGGGGTGGGGGGGGATCTCAAAAAATGTCCAGATGCTTGGGTGTTTGACAGTGTGCGGTCTCTATCAACTGTCCTTTTTACTGCAATGCCTTAAGGTAGTTTGTCGAATATGACAAAATCAAACTATGCTATGTTCCAGTGGACTTACATGTGGAACAGCTATCCCAGGGCTCAGGGGAGgtggaactccacaggaaggcaAATGCAAGGTTCTGACAGTTGACATCATGATGGGAGTCAGCTGGTCACTGGTGCTGGTGAAGGGCTGGCCATGCAGGTGCCTCTGGGGTCTGGCATTACCACACATCTCATGCTCACATCTCATGCTCCTTGCACAGAAGCTGTCCCCAGCTTGCCTGCCTGACTTGGACTGTTACACACCCCTGACTGCAAGGGCTTTAGAAACTGGAACAGCCTTCCTCTAAGGGCTCAAACCTCCTTGTCTAGGTTCAATGTCAAGCCCAGTACTGCCCCCTGCTGCCCATGCTCAGGCTTGTCTGCAGGGTCTAGCAACCAGGTCTCCCCTAACCTGACAAAGACCTATTTTTGACAATGTATTAGCTTGTCGGCTTATGATttgttgtatttatgtgtatgggtgtttcgcTTGCATTAAGTCTATGTACCACATTCATAGAGGATTTGGGATCTTCCAGAACTGGAATTggagatggttgtaagctgccaaaATGTATGGATATTAAATCTGGGTTCtctagaggagcagccagtggagttttttgtttgtttggtttggtttttgagacaaggtttctctatccCTGGacttcctgaaactcactctgtagaccaggctgccctcaaacgcagagatatacctgcctctgcctcccaagtgctgggagcagccagtgctggtaACTATCTCTCCAGTCTGCCTCGTGATTTTTATATTCCTGGAATCTGTCAACTGCATACTCATAATTTTCCCTGATGCCACTTAAGAGGGATTTGGGGGTAGATGGATTTCATCAGCCCGCAGGAGATGAAGATGTCTGGCTGTCTCATGCTGGGCCCTCTAAAGGATTGAGCATATTATAAGCTCTAGGGAGAAAACAGGCTCAAAAACGTGAGTGGAGACTGTTGAGGGTCAAGCTGCCTTCGCCTCTACTACCAGACTACAATATTCAGGCTGATGCAGAAGTCAGAACGTGGGCAGTCAACAGCCATTTATATATGGGAAAAGCTGAGAATTACAAAATTGCTTAACAGGCTTGGTGGAAACTTCAGAGGAGACAGCTTTCCCACTCTCCATAATTGTGAACTTCCACATGAGTTTAGGgtctgagcccaggtcctctagaggagcagcaagtactcttaactgctgagccatctctctagtaccccaaagattttatttgtaattgTGCATATGTTTGGGTATCTGCAGTGAGTGCAGTACTCATGGAAGACAGAAAAAGTTTAGATCTGcctgtgagctgcccaatgtgggtactgggaatggaactcaggtcctctggaagatcagccagtgatcttgactacagagccatctcttcagcacctaTATAtcgtctttttaaaatgtattttattattttatgtgtatgagtgcttttccTACATAAGTGTTTGTGCACCACCTGCATGcaatgcccacagagaccagaagagggcagtagatcccctggaactggagttaacagatagTTATGaactgccatttgggtgctgggaattgaaccttggtcctctggaagagcagccagtattactaaccactgagcaagcaatctctctagccccatctttttgaagtttttatttttaaattatgtgtatgaatgtgggtGTTGTACAGGAATacatgtgcctgcagaggccagaagagagcatcagatcctggAGTAATGGGCAGTTGTGAGGCACTgaatatgggtgctggaaactgaattttGGTCCCCTGGAAGGGCAGCAGGCATTCTTAGGGACTGAGCCACCCTTCCTGCTCACAaacatgtattatgtatattgAAGTAAACACTTTAACAGCTGAATAAAGAGAATTATAAAAGACCAGTGTTATTTTTGATTCCATAGTGACGGTGGTGGATAGTGTGCCTTGATAAAGCCAACCCTCCTCACTGGCTTTAAGCTCTTTTGTGTCCACGATGAACATGAACTCCAGCATAGATAATTACATGTTGCTGACTTAT from Arvicanthis niloticus isolate mArvNil1 chromosome 7, mArvNil1.pat.X, whole genome shotgun sequence includes these protein-coding regions:
- the Lyar gene encoding cell growth-regulating nucleolar protein, coding for MVFFTCNACGESVKKIQVEKHVSICRNCECLSCIDCGKDFWGDDYKSHVKCISEGQKYGGKGYEAKTNKGDAKQQAWIQKINELIKKPNVSPKVRELLQQISAFDNVPRKKAKFQNWMKNSLKVHSDSVLEQVWNIFSEASSIEQDQQPPSHMAKPHEEIPTKVPSAKTNGTTEEQTEAKKNKRERKEERQKNRKKEKKELKLENHQENLRSQKAKKRKKGQEAGHEAGGEDATEANSPPEKKRARGGQAPEEGADRNGGPGEDADEGQTKTALGKRKRQKHSEVESDYKKKKMKLPGQPEEREPEDHEAPSKGKFNWKGTIKAVLKQAPDNEISVKKLKKKVMAQYHAVTSDHHTSEEELLAIFNRKISRNPTFKVLKDRVKLLK